TTAGCTTGATCACTTTATCCACAATAGTAATGACagctgcaaatgaaaaaaagaaaatcaatgtgaGCCAAGTAAGGTATAAATTTTACCAGGCCCTGGCTATAAAAATTGCTTAATTTTAGTTACATGGATAGTTTTTCTTGAATCCCAAGAAATTGAATCATCTCAattcctagtgacttcatggacacatctccctagttttcttgacaacaatatggaaatggtttgccattgcttcctctgAAAAGCTCCCCCCCGCATTGTCTAGTCTAGTTACACATACAAATGACAAATCCTCAAATCCATGATTAGCTAGCTATGCATCACATTcaatcctcttcttctctggccaCAAACTTCATAGCAAATAGAACTTACAAAGAACCCAAATTTTACATGACAGGTGTCCCCCAGGGAAAAAAGGCTACTCATTTCTAATAACACATTTCCAaaaaccacctagagtcattaagagttgggcagcatataaatgttaataataataataataataataataataataataataataatctgatgGCACTACTAACAGTGGTTTCAAAACCATCATTAAGCAGATCAAGCCCCTCAATCATGTCAATTTGAGACAAATAGAAAACTTTGTAACAATATTCCACGTAGCAATACAGGCAAAGTTAGTTTCTCATTTAGTTGATGAAACCCAAACCTGGAAGAGCCCTGATCCTTTTTAAGTGGGGGTATAATTATCAAACTTCCACCTAAAAGTTTGaaggaaagtaaaataaagattTCTCCAGGTAGACATGTTGtttaagcaattaaaaaacagaatgggGAAGAAAAGGACAGAGCCAGACCAGTGTTAATTCTTTTATCCTTCCCCTGCAAATAATtcatcagtttctttttttactgtatgatattttaaataatgcaatGTTGGTCCCACAATCAGTATTCCCCTGCCATCTTTGGTCCTTCTGTACTAGCATTAGGCAAGGTTCTCAAAAGATTGAAGATAGGAGGGTTGTTTGGCCAATCTGTACCAACCAAGAATTACTAGAGCTTTGGGAATGGGACAGGAGTTATCTGAGCAAATAGTCATTCTATCAAAAGATGATGTAATTGGAAAATCCCCATTGCAGATGGGTACAGTAATAGGCAAACGTTGCTCATAAGCCTCTAACTTTCCTGCAAATTTCATTGAATTCTAATACAAATGTTACAGTCATTAGGCATTTGTATTTCTTCCACATTAGATAATGGATGACAGAAGTTATTATTTCCAAACTCACAATCCAGCCTCAAAGGCAAGTTAGGACAAGCCATCCCTTTCATGAACACAAGAAACAGCTCTTCTGGAGCTGACAGTATGACTATAAAATACATTGAGCAGTCCTTGCACAGCTCTAATATtaaacatttttgtttgctttagaGTAATGTATACATAGCTGATTGCAGTAAGAACTGAGGCAGATCAGTGGAGTTATTGATTATGTGATGGAAAGAATAAAATCCAAAACTAGGGCTTTGTGGGAACAGATCAAGGGGACACTTGGATAAACATACCCCCAAAGTTTCAGACAATTCCAACCATATGATATTGTAAGCATTCTTGAATGAGTCGATGGATGTGGGCTTTTAAACACTTTAGTAGAGGAAAATGGTTCTCATATTGCCATTAAAACATaagtacaagaaaagaaagaaaagaatgacagCAGAGTACTGAGGCAGCATTACATTCAAGGCATAAAACTAACTGGAAATCCAAAAGGGAAAGTATAAATGTggagagtaaagaagatggccttgatgaAGAGAAGGGAGATttgttaccaaagcaacaaggagGGAAACATGGCTTAAGCCCAAGCAATGAAGGAAGAACATGAAAACGTCTCAGacagacatctccctaattcacagtaatataagaggggaggaggagattctgttactatagccaatctgaataaaaggagttttagtcttaatgtggaattgatttcttggtctagTCTACATCCTGGAGCTGACaagtaaagaaaaagatggggacATTCCAAAGGAGGGCAAATTCCACTGAAGAAATATTAAGGACAAATTTTTTAGTGGTAAGATAAATGTGCAAGGCATACATGAATCCAAAAAGTGAAGTCATGACAGACGGGAGAGAAAAGCCAAGGGGTAGATTATTCAGAATTATCACTAGTAGGTGAGATGCAACGGAAGAAAATACCAAGAatgaggcctgaaagccagtaAGACAATTCCATCCTGCTCCAGGAAAATATAATATCGCAGTTTTCCTccacatttaaacaaacaaatggatcctgACTTAGACCACTAGTCCATCTAAGTACCAGATTTTGGATGCCAGTGTATCTTCAGGGTTTGAGATAGGTTCTTTCCCAGCCCTACCTGGTGATGTCAGGAATACTACACAATACAATAATGCTTTATTGATTAGTTGTAGGGCCATATCACCATACAAAAATCCCAATAAAAGTATTCATaacaaaataactaaaataactaAATCCAAAACTGAACTCATGTGTCCTTATCACCTTTACAATATACCCCAATCAGATCTATACTGTATATGAGGCTCTGAATTGcactattttattaaaaaaaaagaggccaTATGTTCTAACTGCACATAAAACATGTTGTTCTAAGATATGGGGTCCCGGTCAGCCATTTGTCTTATAAATATGTGGTTCAAGATAATGATCTTTGTATTCTATACGATTGCACTCAAATAATATACGTGCTATATCCTAAGTCTCTGGTACACcacaaatacacatacattcatgAGAGGGGATTTGATTAAATCTTCCATAGTTACCATTGTATCTAGCTGTTCAAATCTTGCATGGGGAAACACCCGCCTAAGATACTTGGGTATTTTGGTAAttaagtattttttaattttaaattacatttgtaGCAGCTCATCCATGTCAGCATATCAGCCTTATTGATAGTAGCTATATCTGTTTGAGCTTCTGTATCAGAAATTCTTTGTGTAACAATTTTCTTAACTTGTTGTCCAGGTATTGCTAAGCCAAAGGCAGGAAGACCACAACTCCTAACGTAATTTGTAAGCTGTACTATCCCTATGGTCTCATTGAAGTCTATTCTATTCTATCAAGAATAATCTTGGGAATCTATCCATTTCCACAGAAGTCATTTTCCACCAATAATTATATGCCCTAATTCTTGAATGAGTACAAAGTGTATACACTCCCAACTCACTTTTAACAGCAGCAGCTGGAATCCTTTTATCCACATCCAATATACTGCTCAAGTGACATGATTGCATTTGTTCTCAAAGTAATACATGTTTTAAACCCCAATCAGGAATGCTGTAATATAGGCTTTACCACCAGATcaacatttcaaaatgttttaccTAAGAGTTGCCCTTTAAGGAACAATTTACAAATTCTAGGCACAGATATTAAAAATACATACCTTGCCCTGGCACATCATCCCTTCCAAGAATAAAGAGCTTGTAGCCACACTGTTTTTCTAGGATTTCaggtaataattttaaaacaaaggtgtCAGTCAAATATACATAGCTTGATATGTTGGGATATAACACATATGCATCATAGACCTTTCCATCTGCAACTAGAAAGAGATAAACGAAGTTTAGTACACTGTACTAACAAAAACTTTTCCAATGGAAACATCACATTTATGGTTTGGGTCTACCTCAGATACAGCTTTTTTCCAGCTATCGAAAAAGGGATAATTTGTTGTAGAAATTTACATCTCATGTCCCTGAATAGCTGAGGCAATAAATACATTCAGCTAAAAGACATCAAGAGATATCAGCATGTATCAACCAATAATTTAATATTACAATATTATCataataatattgtaatattattACAATATTAAATTATCAACCAATAATTTAATATTATAATTTAATAGATGAAACTCAGCATGAATATTATTGTTATACAAGCTACAGGTTATGGTGAAAGAAACATGCCACATCATAACCTCATTAACATTTCCTGTCCTTTTTCATGGTTCAACATCTAACATGCTGAAGATTAAGATTAGACTAATGAACACATGTTTGAAGTATATAAATAAGTTTGAACAAATCTGGGCATTCAGCTCAGAGCAACTTAAAAGGAAACCAATCCAAAAGACTGGTGGGTATTTGATTTTGAAATCTTCAAATTCATTTTGTATAAAATACAAGGATTTCAGtacactttcttttttaatgcaattttgcAAAGTCATATATACTTCTGAAAGATGGGATGGGCAATGTCTGAGTGGTCAGGGTTTACGATAGAgcctcctgaccttctggagtgCCACACAGACATCTAGTGATGTGATAACATCACTGGGTGGACAAAAATGTTTCAGCTTattttttcatactttttaaatattaggaATAGGTACAGGATGCTCTAGGAGGCAAAGCTTTTCTATCCCCAGTCTTAAATCTCAGCTATCAGATGCTCTAATCCGATATTCCAAGCATGGGCAATCCACAGTGCAAAGCTTCCAAGCCTGGAAGCAAGATGGTCAAATTAGAAAATAGGTTGAAATTGGTATTTGGCTAGTCAATTTAGGACTGTTTGGGATGGGTTAAGCCTAGCAATTGGAACAGCAGGATTAAAACATCAGGCCAGCAGTGTTTCAAATCATAACTCACTAAAGCTTCCTGAATAATCTACTGCCATCACTATCTTGGGTTAGTCTACTTCACTGGGTTGTTAAAAAGGTAATACAGGTGAACAATGCTGTATGTACCTTACAGCTAAAATTCGTTATAGGAAAGCCAAGACactaataaaaacacaatacctCATATTTCAGAATAGACTTTAAATGAAATATGGCCATTTAGATCATTTTCTCCACAATACTATGTCACTTAGTGTCATTCTGGAGTACAGAAATaccagtaagtaagtaagtaagtaaataaattaatttatgacttcaagtcagtgttggctcctagcaactgcctggacaagcccctccagttttcttggcaagattaatATACAAAGGTGATATCAGTTAATGGATATCAGTATACATATGGTTCACTTTTTCTATATTCTCTGCCCTTCCTTAGCCATACAAGAGGTAAGAATCTGAAGAAGTGTCCAAATCTTGTtctcttcattttgttttgtttttgagaaaaaaaaagtccatataatTCAAAATTACAGCTCTTCTTAAGCATTCTACTTCTGAACAAAATCACTATATAGGACAACCAAGGAAGTTCAGTTCTGTCATTCACCTTGGTTTCTTTTCCCCCCCCCattgtttttattgaactatGATTAGCAAACAATACCAGGTAACtacattaacataaatccaagatgcatgcatgcatgcatgcatgtgtgtatatatatatatataaaatacaaaaaagtacTACTACAACGAAAATAAAGAGACAGGTACTACACATGTACAGATTTACCATATATGTGTATTATAGTTTATTGCTATTGAGGTAAGtcataaaatccatccaaatttgatgaaattgtggttcctgcctctgatgtctcattattttaactttatctgTGATTTTTTCTAATGTGGCAATTGAAGAGAGTTTGTTAATCCACATCTCAAATGTTACgttatctagagttttccaatgttgcacaattattattttggctgctaaaattaaataaataataagttctttatttttaagcttgaggtttggtcctgtaaataaatgtagTAAGCCTTCTGGGGAGCATTTAATTCTTTGTTTAGTGATGTTACTTATCTCCCCAAAAATTTTACATCAAAAGGGTATAGCTTTATCACATGACCACCACAAATGAAAAAATGACCCCTTTCTTGACAAcctctccaacatttggaagaataatttcgatatatacagtatgtgccaaTCCAATGGGAGTCACCTTGGTTTCAATTATTTGGAAACATCTGTGATAAGAAACCTTCCCTGCTAGTGTGGGTTCACATTTTTATCACAAAGCCTGTTTATATAAGAGGAAAaggcttctctccctccccagaaACTACAGTATTTGCCTGTAACTCATAGAATGAGAGGAAGGTAGCAATGCTTCTAGTGTGCCCCCTACTGCCCTGACCGACGATTCTCAGAGGTAGCTCATCTCAAGAGATTTATAATCAACAACCCGACACTGGAGCACTTAAGAGAACCCACAGTTCTTATTTCATTAATGCAATCACAGAATATTAAAGTCACAAAAGTATGTTCTTTATATTAACAATAAGTTGTAATCCAATCCCTTGGGGCAGAAATGGTGAGACACAGAACCTGCTATAGAAGCGAAGTTTAGAAGCCATCAAAAGCTTCATTCTTTCTCTGTCAGAGGACATGACACTACTGAAGCTGAACTTACTTCCTTTACTGAGATGTCGGCAGGAATCCCGGTACCAAAGGACAATGTCAACTTTGAAAAACTTGTAAGTAAGCAGTGCTGCTAGTATAACAAACAATGGTGAAACAAGTCCTCCGATCAGATAAATCTGAATATTTGGAGCTGTATtggccaaaagaaaaaagaaaagaaacaacaaacaGGGGACATTCTTACCACAGTAAGTGCCATAAGATGTTTATAAGATGAGACAACTTCTATAcaatttctattttacttttatttttctaagcaaatcctcataaaatatttcattccttTGAAAAGGGGCTTCTAATGTTTGAAGTAAAGATGATCCAATTAACACCTTTTATTGTCAAGTGGCAGGTTATTAAGTGGATGATGCTTGGCATTACTTTTCATCATAGCTTttagagtttgtttatttattcttgcaaatcagtttcaaaaaggtttataaataatacaaaaataaaataacaaaagcatAACAAATTGGCCACAAAGCCAATAACAAAATAAACCTTTCAGTCCATTAACACAATAAGGAAAAACAGTTGTAACAATTGCTTTCTATAGGAAGGGAACCCATGATACCATCACATGCCAAAAAACTCTCTGGAATGCCTGACCTTGGGTGGAACATTGTTTCAAAAAGACATATGCAGCCATCTACCTCATTTAATCTGTCCTCTAGGCATTTCCATGGATATTGTCTCCTTACAGAAGAGAAGGGCCACTGAGAAGGCCAGCTGAATCCCACTGGTGGAAATAGCAATAACTTCTAGCAGCATTATCCAACTCTGACCTACCCACCCTTCGTAGTGTAGCCTAAATACTTCTACATAGAATAAGTGTCAAcacttgcttcctttttttaGGGATAGGGACATTTTTTCCCATTAGACCATGGACCTAAGCAGAGATTTAGAAGATGAAAATACCTCAGCAATATTTTGCCAAACatcacaatgtttttttttatttccatacaATTCAGTAcctataatgtaataaaatataattcattattttaattgggTATGTGGCTGCCATTTGCAATCCACCTTCCCATTGGGTTCAATTACTGTTTCTAGATTAGAATAAGTACCAAATCTACTGCTCCCATCCCAGAACATGATCTAGTATTATGTGAAATTTTGTAATCTCAGCcccagacaaaagaaaaaaaaaacacatttaataaCAGAATGCATAAATATTAGCACAAGTCTCATGGATGCTTGTTTGTCAAGCACCCTTTATAACAATGCAAAGCATCTTTCCTCTCtgttatataaatatacatttacatAAAAGATATACATAACTATAGATTACTATACTGTAGTTACCTGGATGTTTTAGCATTACATATGCTACTTTTTTCTCACGAAAGCTCCATACAgcacaaaaatattttccataatctctgtctttcattttggaaatattgtaagttgcttcttttattatttttccagaaaaagtgTCTTTCCTaacagcacacacacaaaaaaccccacaacagaaatagagggaaaaaaaagaaaaaaaaataggggaaaatTATATTGATTTGTATGGAATTGGGTCCCACTCAGGTTTTGGAAAGTTAAATAAAGTTAAATTTATTCAAAATAGAAGAATTTAATAGAAATTTAGCTCTTATCATTAGTTCAGTATTAAAGCAAAGCCTAAACTTCTGTTTCCCTCACATTCAGCACCCAGTTACCAAGATTTACTGTTGCATAAGAACAATCAGGATAATGTAATACAAGAAATCTTAAATATTTTTGATTAAATATATCTGTTTAATGCTATATACTCTTATGACAGCAGTGCACTTATTGTCTAAAACTATATAACTTTACCTATCTAAAATTTATCTGTTCTTTAATCCTCTCTTAAATCAGTACTATAATCATAAaacttatatacagtatgtcactgGGAGtctggcagtatataaatttaataaattatatcattatcattatcactaCTATTAATAATTACAAAACACTTAGGCCTGGTACAGTTAAGAATGTGGTCTGATGCACCTTTCATAATAACATACTATCCTTCTTTAGCCACATGAATGCTGTTGCATTTAATTTTCTATCTTGGCCAATCCTAATGGCTGAAGCCCCCTAATTTTCTTAAGACACAGTTTATGTGCTTTtattctatttatgttttattcttCTACTGAATGCTTTATTGTTACCCACCCAATCCATCAGGACTGGGTTGGGATATAAATACTGgaaacacacacaacacacacagatAGCAATTGAAAGAGAACGTGTCAGACACACAGTTTAAGAATACAGAAGGCTTCTTGTTATGTGCTAGATGAACACCCAGACCCGAGAAAGATAGTTCTATTTTACTATAAAATGTATGGAAGGCATTAAGAAGTGCATTTTAGGAACTCCTATTAGTGTTGCACATTTGTGTGCAATTACTACATTAACAAGCTATTGCAgctaaatgaatttattttacagTGAAGCTTGCCTCATATTTATGTAAATATCTAACCCCACAGCATAGAATTAAAATGTAGTAATTCAGAGACCATTGGAGGATATCCTATTGTACTTACTTATACTTCTCATCTATGTTTGTTAAACTCATATAATTCAACTCCCATACTAGAAATACCATATCCAGATGATCTACTGAGACATTACACACCAGCTCAAATCTGGATCCTGCAAATCATAAATAATGATAGTGAGTGAATAATTGTAACATTTTAGAGTTTACTTAGGACTGTTAAAAACAGGTTCTTTTTCAAAGTAAGTAATTACTTACCTGGTTTTACTTCAACTGAGTTGTTGTTTGGGTAAATTATCTCTATATTTCCCTTTGATTgttctaaaaaataaagaattactggaaataaataataactataaaATCTATTGCAATGCTATCTTAAGTTTTTGGAATGAATTTTATTGCCACAGTTACTTAGTTACTGAAGTGTCATACtatgaggtttttattttaaggcctaatttcagaaactcacagcacaaaccatgatggatatgcaaagttctttattaggtctttacctcagattgtcaaagccacaactggctccacttcctcccgcctccctcctttgtcttcctgacttttctttctcccaccccttcctctgcgttggGAGCTTGCGTAATGGTGgcctctcagttgtgaatggggttgctgccatcagctctcttcttatcccttgccctaATTGCCTGTAGTCTcttctctatccttccttccctttgatgtgtaacgttagagcacccaggtgcaattaaccattgcccctgggttctccatccttacacatACTTCATAGTACGTCATAGTTATATAATCATAAAAGGAGATTTGTGATACATATCCATATGTTATTAAAGCAATAATAGCatgaaaatgaaagaatattAACTGTTTATATGCATGTATTGATGTTCCTGAACATACTTAGATTCTATTGATGCAAACGTTTTACTCATTTACATGATAACTCGTGGTTCTGACAACCTATTTCTGCTAAAATATAGGCAGTATAACATGCTCAGAAGAGTGAGAACCAAATATATTTTCAGGTAGTATATAATATCTGGGGCAGAGGGAATAATGTAACAAGACTTTATTGCAAATTTAGGTTTTACAGGTTccactataaaaaaaataatcaatttatattataaaataaattacattctGTAATATACCAATAACTATAAGTAATAACTACTTAAAGCATCAGCTACCAAACGCTGCAccaaaaacaagatgaaaattaCATACCAAAAGTAGTTAGATTAATGGCCCGTgaaatattatattcttttccCATATGCGTATGTTTAGCTTTGCATATATAAATTCCTTCATCTTCCTTAgttatattattaattaaaagttgTTCTCCAAAACTCTGAAATTTCCAGTCTTCATATAAATGCAAATGGCATGCCTTGAACAAAAATAAGCAAGTATTATAAGAACAGATAATACCAAACTAAACTTCTGCATCAAACTGAAAACATATACTGCATAATCgaaaaagaacaattaaatcAGTCCATTCCAGATCCACAAGTTAAAGACAATTAATCAGCAGGACCAGAGAGCTGCAACTGAGTAACAAAAAGttcataaacaaacataaattagGAACTGAAAGAAATTTGACAATTCTCAGGATAAACACAGGCCACACCTGTCAAATTGCACCTCAATTAATAGCTATGATAACAGTGTAGTGCAGATGCCAGTCTCAAATGCTGTGTACCAAGGGCagtaattattttataaatatttcaaatacacaTATCAGTTGGAGAAGAGTAATTCTAGAGAACTGGGAAGATTATTATGATgtagagagagaaaggaatgtaACAGGtagcatattttaaataaagcctGAAATGATTTATATTTAGAAGTCATACCAGCCTGTTCTCAGAGCCTGACTATTGCACAGAGAATAGTTAGGCCTGTCTTTTGGCAAATATTTGTGAGttgtaagtgtcatgagtaaggatggcgagcagggggctcccatccagactgttaagcgcatgcgtagcactgaggaattgggcagccattcaaagagacacagattgggaccgccttaacctttggggtttatatgtc
The Candoia aspera isolate rCanAsp1 chromosome 5, rCanAsp1.hap2, whole genome shotgun sequence genome window above contains:
- the LOC134498726 gene encoding interleukin-1 receptor type 1-like; translated protein: MLPALWLTCWISAIHFSFSCCLNLPIYLPKGQPGTISCPLRVQYNYTVTWYRNDSDVPITTDNYSRVHQQGNLLWFHPMKLEDSGMYQCVYNSTRANRNLIVFENSIGLCFNTEMAYIQKLPLHHSGRLTCPDLHNFRNYEHAPLVLQWYKACHLHLYEDWKFQSFGEQLLINNITKEDEGIYICKAKHTHMGKEYNISRAINLTTFEQSKGNIEIIYPNNNSVEVKPGSRFELVCNVSVDHLDMVFLVWELNYMSLTNIDEKYKKDTFSGKIIKEATYNISKMKDRDYGKYFCAVWSFREKKVAYVMLKHPAPNIQIYLIGGLVSPLFVILAALLTYKFFKVDIVLWYRDSCRHLSKGIADGKVYDAYVLYPNISSYVYLTDTFVLKLLPEILEKQCGYKLFILGRDDVPGQAVITIVDKVIKLSRRVIIILMPDLYCSSMQSSVGEREIAVYNTLIQEETKVILIELEKIKDFKSMPESLRYLKQKHGILTWRGDFTETTEMATTRFWKNVRYQMPASRNPLSSDLHFLPITFHSFQISEG